Proteins from one Marinitoga hydrogenitolerans DSM 16785 genomic window:
- a CDS encoding glycosyltransferase family 4 protein, translating into MKLLIFVPEKFNEVGGFKLPLSKYLPFLSKLYDTIIFEVPYSLKRKRCIKNVMKQVYDLNLENEEIIILSFTLNVTINVERIIKTISKRNIIIKKISFLFDSLYFFFKSTTEFNRKNNIKYRKKVLDVLKGFEYYRKEKYILKNWDDVILASPADIDFIRKNYKQINSTIHLIPNGIDIKSEKMFKTKNIDKENIKIGYIGMIKNNFDWFLDNWWPEIIKKNNKLKLIIAGKDSTKGISSSYIKKQKNVEFIGKVDDLNNFYKKCDLVIVAIRKNCGILNKVLEAFSYKVPVIGLKNNFLAFPGAYDMEHYVSFESVDDFLCKLKYILDENNYYRIAENAFKYILKNHNWKDSLDKLYAVINYD; encoded by the coding sequence ATGAAATTATTAATATTTGTTCCTGAAAAATTTAATGAAGTTGGGGGATTTAAACTTCCTTTAAGCAAATATCTTCCTTTTTTAAGTAAACTATATGATACTATAATTTTTGAAGTTCCGTATAGTTTAAAAAGGAAACGTTGTATTAAAAATGTTATGAAACAAGTATATGATTTAAATCTAGAGAACGAAGAAATAATAATATTATCTTTTACTCTTAATGTAACAATCAATGTGGAAAGAATCATAAAAACAATTTCTAAAAGAAATATTATTATAAAAAAAATATCTTTTTTATTCGATAGTTTATATTTCTTTTTTAAATCTACTACTGAGTTTAACAGGAAGAATAATATTAAATATAGAAAGAAAGTTTTAGATGTATTAAAAGGTTTTGAATATTATAGGAAAGAAAAATACATATTAAAAAATTGGGATGATGTTATATTAGCTTCTCCAGCGGATATAGATTTTATTAGGAAAAACTACAAGCAGATTAATTCAACAATTCATTTAATTCCTAATGGAATAGACATAAAAAGTGAAAAAATGTTTAAAACAAAAAACATTGATAAAGAAAATATAAAAATAGGTTATATAGGAATGATTAAAAATAATTTTGATTGGTTTTTAGATAATTGGTGGCCGGAAATTATAAAAAAGAATAATAAGCTGAAATTAATTATTGCTGGTAAAGATTCAACCAAAGGTATATCATCATCTTATATAAAAAAACAAAAAAATGTTGAATTTATTGGAAAAGTGGATGATTTAAATAATTTTTATAAAAAATGTGATTTAGTAATAGTTGCTATTAGAAAAAATTGCGGCATTTTAAATAAAGTATTAGAGGCTTTTTCTTATAAAGTTCCAGTGATAGGTTTAAAAAATAATTTTTTAGCTTTTCCTGGAGCTTATGATATGGAGCATTATGTGTCTTTTGAATCCGTTGATGATTTTTTATGTAAATTAAAATACATTTTAGATGAAAATAATTATTATAGAATAGCAGAAAATGCCTTTAAATATATTTTAAAAAATCACAATTGGAAAGATTCATTAGATAAACTATACGCAGTTATTAATTATGATTAA
- a CDS encoding IS110 family transposase yields MDISSTKFDVAIFDGKKFKHFVFKQSYDGFNEFLDVIKNINDEYMIAMESIGTYHLALKQFLNEKGFSVLILHPYSLKNFMRSFNHSKTDKIDSKNIAKAIYILREYAIRSSEPDDLILELRNLLRARKNIAKSLASLKTHL; encoded by the coding sequence ATTGATATTTCATCAACTAAATTTGATGTTGCTATTTTTGATGGTAAAAAGTTTAAACATTTTGTGTTTAAACAATCATATGATGGATTTAATGAATTTTTAGATGTTATTAAAAATATTAACGATGAATATATGATTGCTATGGAATCTATAGGGACTTATCATTTAGCATTAAAACAGTTTTTAAATGAAAAAGGTTTTAGTGTTTTAATATTACATCCATATTCACTTAAGAATTTTATGAGGTCATTTAATCATTCAAAAACTGATAAAATTGATTCTAAAAATATCGCCAAAGCTATATACATACTTAGAGAATATGCCATTAGATCATCTGAGCCTGATGACTTAATTTTAGAATTGAGAAATTTGCTCAGAGCTAGAAAAAATATTGCTAAAAGCCTTGCATCTTTAAAAACACATTTATAA
- a CDS encoding transposase — protein MRKGKDAKTFKKFKNKYIEKKGKESDIKTICMNMSVSFKSGAKEHFPKAKLVFDKFHIIKLLNEQLNKIRKRERKDYKDILNKTKYIFLKNPKNLTNKQNEKLEQLMEYKYLDTVKAYSLILEFKKIFDYKKPAYASKFFKKWYEKALNSNIPEMKKAAKSLYKHIKGILMHLKTGLTNAKIEGMYSKLRTFTKRAYDFKSFKYLSITIFFALGKLSFS, from the coding sequence ATACGGAAAGGAAAAGATGCAAAAACATTTAAAAAATTTAAAAATAAATATATAGAAAAAAAAGGAAAAGAGTCAGATATAAAAACAATATGTATGAATATGTCAGTATCTTTTAAATCAGGAGCAAAGGAACATTTTCCAAAAGCAAAATTAGTATTTGATAAATTTCATATAATAAAATTATTAAACGAACAACTAAATAAAATAAGAAAAAGAGAAAGAAAAGACTACAAAGATATACTAAATAAAACAAAATATATATTCTTAAAAAATCCAAAAAATCTAACAAATAAACAAAATGAAAAACTTGAGCAATTAATGGAATACAAATATCTTGATACAGTAAAAGCATATTCTTTAATTCTAGAATTCAAAAAAATATTTGATTATAAAAAACCAGCATATGCATCAAAATTCTTTAAAAAATGGTATGAAAAAGCATTAAATTCAAATATTCCAGAAATGAAAAAAGCAGCTAAGAGTTTATATAAGCATATAAAAGGTATTCTTATGCATTTAAAAACAGGATTAACCAATGCTAAAATTGAAGGTATGTATTCAAAGCTTAGAACTTTTACTAAAAGGGCTTATGATTTTAAGTCTTTTAAGTATTTATCCATTACTATTTTTTTTGCTTTAGGTAAATTGTCTTTTTCTTAA